The Ascaphus truei isolate aAscTru1 chromosome 11, aAscTru1.hap1, whole genome shotgun sequence genome includes a window with the following:
- the TMEM186 gene encoding transmembrane protein 186, which translates to MAGLCAVSLCYRSSSYVLLPLQMCKSRIFCTTSCIGSGKILQPRGSEKASHPYLLHVEGTPQWVPSNTRARISLPQQEEICDPDKFTLIYKFPGIWFCRSLSRLKLLQTTVTMLLLPPVYYFYLQGQVSYACVVYCSGTAILAGTMLYCLTYYLRRIIGMIYLNGAGTTLKVSHLTFWGKRRDIFIPVEDVKTLAETGDGRHETLLQFRRYSSSDVLYFTTKFGRILDRERFIMLFGEFK; encoded by the coding sequence ATGGCAGGACTTTGTGCGGTTTCCCTTTGCTACAGATCTTCTTCATATGTTCTGCTACCTTTACAGATGTGTAAATCAAGGATCTTTTGCACAACAAGCTGCATAGGCAGCGGTAAGATCCTCCAGCCACGAGGAAGTGAAAAGGCCTCGCATCCTTACTTACTGCATGTAGAAGGGACACCACAGTGGGTACCAAGCAACACACGTGCCCGTATATCTCTGCCCCAGCAGGAAGAGATCTGTGATCCTGATAAGTTCACCTTGATCTACAAGTTTCCAGGAATATGGTTCTGCAGATCGCTTTCCAGACTCAAGCTGCTTCAGACTACGGTGACTATGTTGTTACTTCCACCCGTTTACTATTTCTATTTGCAAGGACAGGTCTCGTATGCATGTGTGGTATATTGCAGTGGAACTGCTATTCTTGCTGGTACGATGCTCTACTGCCTAACTTATTATTTAAGGCGAATTATTGGAATGATCTATTTAAATGGAGCAGGTACGACCTTGAAAGTTTCCCATTTGACATTTTGGGGCAAAAGAAGAGACATCTTCATTCCAGTGGAAGACGTAAAAACTCTGGCAGAAACTGGAGACGGCAGACATGAAACGCTTCTTCAGTTTAGACGATACAGCAGCTCAGACGTATTGTATTTTACAACTAAGTTTGGTCGCATTTTGGATAGAGAGCGATTTATTATGTTATTTGGAGAGTTTAAATGA